Within the Nitrospirota bacterium genome, the region ACGGGGAAATTCACGAGTTGGTGAAATCAGAAAAAAGCGGATTTGGAATCCGAATTTTAAAAGGGGGAGCCTGGGGATTTGCCAGTTCTTCGCGATTAGAAGAAAATGAAATTGACGAGAGATTCGAAAGCGCGCTTGATCTGGCCAGGGCCTCAAGCAAAATGCAAAGGAGACCTGTTCGTCTATTCCCGGTTCCCGTGATTTCCCACGGGTTTTATAAGACGCCGGTTCTTAAGGATCCTTTCAAAGATGTTTCCATCCAGGAAAAGATTAACACGCTCTTAAAGTTGGACGAACTGATGAAACAATCGAGCGCCAGAGTCAATGTTCGCGAGTCCAATATGACCTTTTCAAAGATTAATAAAATACTGATGAATAGCGAAGGTTCTTTTATTGAGCAAGAATTGGTGGAGAGCGGAGCGGGCATGGAAGTTATTGCTGTTTCCGGGGAGGAAGTTCAAAAGAGGTCCTATCCCAATAGTTTTAGAGGCAATATCGGGACCGCCGGTTACGAATTTATCGAATCCTTGCGTCTCGAAGACCATGCGGTGCGAATCGGGGAGGAAGCGGAGGCATTGCTTTATGCAGATCCTTGCCCTGAGGGGGAAAAGGATTTAATTTTGATGCCGGATCAACTTTGTCTTCAGATTCATGAATCGATTGGTCATGCGATCGAGCTTGACCGGATTTTTGGATCGGAGCTGACTTATGCCGGCGGGAGCTTTCTGGCTGACCACTTAAAAGAATTTGGAAGTTTCCGATATGGGTCTAAACGAGTAAACGTCGTCTCAGACCCGACTTTATCAGAAGCTCTGGGTTCTTTTGGGTATGATGACGAAGCGGTAGCCGCTCAGAAGACGGATATTATTCGCGAAGGTGTTTGGGTGGGGCTTCTGTCGTCCCGGGAAACCTGTGAGGAATTAAATGAAGTTACGGGGAAATCAATCTCGCCAAACGGATGTATGCGGGCGAGTCATAGTAACCGGATCCCTTTGATCCGGATGACCAACCTGAATTTGGAGCCCGGGTCGGGGTCTTTAAACGAACTTCTTTCAGAAACGAGAGATGGCATTCTGATGGAAACCAATGTCAGCTGGAGTATCGATGATCTTCGAAAGAACTTTAGCTTTGGCGCAGAAATCGGATGGGAAATTAAGAAGGGGAAGAAGGCCCGGATGTTAAAAAATCCGCTTTATACAGGCATGACCGTCAATTTTTGGAATTCCTGTGACGCCGTTTGCGGACCCTCTGAATGGAGAAGTTACGGAACCCCCAATTGCGGAAAAGGATTACCCGGCCAGGCGATGCATGTCGGCCACGGCGCTTCTCCAGCGAGATTCAG harbors:
- a CDS encoding TldD/PmbA family protein; its protein translation is MWQKFSSKIFDLARKHKVEYIDVRIIPRHEEEIILVKNGEIHELVKSEKSGFGIRILKGGAWGFASSSRLEENEIDERFESALDLARASSKMQRRPVRLFPVPVISHGFYKTPVLKDPFKDVSIQEKINTLLKLDELMKQSSARVNVRESNMTFSKINKILMNSEGSFIEQELVESGAGMEVIAVSGEEVQKRSYPNSFRGNIGTAGYEFIESLRLEDHAVRIGEEAEALLYADPCPEGEKDLILMPDQLCLQIHESIGHAIELDRIFGSELTYAGGSFLADHLKEFGSFRYGSKRVNVVSDPTLSEALGSFGYDDEAVAAQKTDIIREGVWVGLLSSRETCEELNEVTGKSISPNGCMRASHSNRIPLIRMTNLNLEPGSGSLNELLSETRDGILMETNVSWSIDDLRKNFSFGAEIGWEIKKGKKARMLKNPLYTGMTVNFWNSCDAVCGPSEWRSYGTPNCGKGLPGQAMHVGHGASPARFRKVKVGSRKG